The sequence GACACCTGCCTGGGTTTCCGCCTCTTCGACGGCTCGCTGGATGGCGGAAATGGTCCGTTCAATGTTTATGATGACTCCCTTTTTTAATCCATCGGACTTGCTTTCCCCGAAACCCAGGACCTTGAGCGTCTGGTCGGACACCGGCTCCGCGATGAGGGCGCAGACTTTGCTCGTCCCTATGTCAAGAGCTAATATCGGAGTCCCTTTGGTCATAGTCGGTTGTTCACCCCCCTTTCCATTTCGTGCCCCTCCCGATATGTCACAGGTTCTACCCGCGTTTTCAACTGCCGAATTTTGCCGGAACGATTGTTTCGAATCGCATGTCTACGCGCTCGAGGGAAGCCAATTTCAGACGCCCGTGGCGCTGTATTTCCTCAGTGACTTTTTTCAGCCGCCACAGCTTTCCCGGATAATCGCCGGTTCCAAGATGTATAGTAGCTCCGGATTGTTCAGCTATTAGGAGAATATCGTCCGGATCGTCAATGTTGATCTCCGATATGCCGATCGACTTCGCCATCCCCAGCTCGTTCATGAGGTCAATGATGTGAAGGGCGCC is a genomic window of Candidatus Abyssobacteria bacterium SURF_5 containing:
- a CDS encoding cell division protein FtsA, which translates into the protein MTKGTPILALDIGTSKVCALIAEPVSDQTLKVLGFGESKSDGLKKGVIINIERTISAIQRAVEEAETQAGV